The sequence CCCAAATTTGCCTCCACAACACCAAATGAATCCTAACTTTAACAACACAGTCAATAATATGGACAGAAATATGAACTACCCAATAAAGCAAAATGTCCGTCCCAATCCTCAAGTTAAATCCTCCAATAAAATCAAAATTCCCCTTATTATTGGCGGAAGTATTGCAGGAGGAATCATATTATTGTCAATTTTATTCATGCTTGGGAAAAACCTATTATTTTCGACATTAATAAACTCGCACAGACCGTCTGACAATCCAGTAATAGGTTCAAACATTCGTATTGACGGCAGTAAATATACCGAAGAAGAAATTATTGAATTTACAAAAAATGCTATTTTAGAGCTGGATAGATTGCAAGCCTCTCGTGAATTTTATGATACCTATGCATATAACGCACCGGAATATGATCTAATGCGTATTCAGGAAAACGTATTCTTTTCACTTATGGATTTGGATGTGGTGAGATTTGAGGAAGTAGCTATTTTAGGTAAAAACGAAAAAGAACACGGCATAGAATATCTCCTCAAAGTAGATTTTGTCTGCTATGCGGATTATGAATATACGGAGAATAATGAAACTGTTCACCGCAAAGGAGAAGCATTATTGTACAATAATGTGGTAATACTTGAAACACCAAATGACGGATTAAAATACTTATACATGGAAGGAATATTTGAAGATGAGTTAAATGCAAGAAATGAGAACTTGGAGTCTTCATATCGTGAAATCGCCGAATCCGGTGATGTAAACACTGAAGACACCATCCAAACCTACTTGCCTGATTCAACCGACGAAGACACCATTATGTCCGTAAAAGATATCGTTAAGAAAAATGACCACAAAGTTGTTGCCGTGTACGTTGATGTACCGGGAGGACAATCTCAAGGAAGCGGATTTTTTATAAAAGACGGTGTAATAGTTACCAATTATCATGTAATCGAGGGCGGAAAAAGTGCAAAAATTCTCCTTTCCAACGGAAATTACGTGGATGTGGAAGGAGTTTTATACACGGATTCTGATGTTGATATTGCTGTATTGAAATTGGTAAATGAAGTCGGCATCGAGCCGGTAACCATAGGTCAGGCCCGCGATTCCGATAAAGGAAGTATCGCCGTTGCTATTGGATCACCTTTGGGACTGTTTAATACAGTATCCACAGGAATTATATCTAATTTCTGGGAGGCCAATGGAGTTAACTTAATTCAAATTTCCATCCCTATTACCCACGGTAACTCCGGAGGTGCCTTATTCAACGAGTCCGGTAAATTAATCGGTATCACATCCTCAGGAATAGGAGAGGCAAATTTAAACTTCGCAATTTCTTCAACCCATATAATACCTATTTGTGAGGATATAAAAAATATACCCTATAATCAATTAAATGCAGTTCCCCTTAGCAGTGCAGGCGGCAATATTAATTCCATTACCAGGCAAGCCGGATCTTCCAATAGCAATCAAAGCAGTTCTTCCGGCAAGAGTCTTTTATCTTCAAAATACAGGTTTGTTAATTCCGATAAACCAATATCCAACGATGCAACATATACCTCTGACTTACAGACAATATATGACCTGGCTTTAAACAAGTATTATGCCAAAGAAGATTTATACAGAGATCTTGATTACGCCTTTGACTATATTTTGGATTACGGCACAAAGTATTATCTGGAATATTTAGAGTATATACTTCATGAAACATATATAAAAGAAGATGTAGAAAACTTTAATAAGATAAATGAATCTGTTCTGGAAGTGCTTAACACCACAGGTGAATATATAGAATTTACAGCGGATGAAATTGAAATAATAGGTGCCGGAATAAAAAACGACGGCACTATTGACGGTATTATTGTGAGAGCTTTATTCTATGAAAATTCGGAGCCTTATGTGAGATCAAAATTTTATTTCAGAGCTAACTATGACGCATGGAGTTATGTTGATGGCTTCTTGTATGTAGGAGAAGTTACAGAAAAGTAATTATTTTTAAGGGGTACAGAACATGTGAAATCATTGGAGGGCTTCAGGTGGAGATTTCAACTCCACTTGAGGCTTAAATATTAATTTTTTCCTCCGCTAAATCAAACGGGATATGTAGATGGATTACAATGACTTACTGAGTATATACCGTTATTTTTTAAAACCCTGTATACCTCTAAATGAACCTCTTCTTTTGTTCTCACTTTACTTCCCTCACTTTTTTCTGTTATATCGACCCGTTATCAATCCAATGCTGATTGCCGACAGAAGGAGTCTCTTCTTTTTTCAGGAGTCCCTTGTAAGTCATTTTACATATATTAAACAGAAGTCTTATTTTCCTTCAATCAAGTCTTATCAGCAAGTTTCCAACCCAATTTATCAATATACAGATATACGCGGACATATCCGTCAACCGGTTTTGTAAAAATAAGAGTTGAAGTTCTTTGCGTATGTGTTTCGCTTACTCCCAAAAGTGCTTTTCTGTAGACGGAATCAAAAATATTGTATTGATAATCGAAATTATCTTTGTTTACACCAATTTTTGAATACATTTGAGCTCTAAAATAGTCTTCATCCATTTCTTCAACTGTAATTTTTTTATGCTTATCATAATAAGCAAATATTTCATTTATCTTATTTTCAGGAACCGCCAATTCAGCCTCTATACAGTAGTGAAACTCTATATCTTTTTTTATAACAAAGTTCTTGATTAATGACTCATCATTAAGCTTTGTATGAAAATATTTATTTATCATTCCTTGCTGAGTGCCGGTTATTCTTTCAATATTAAACCCAATTGAGGATTTGTAATAATATAAAATGGGGAAAACGGCCAATAAAATTATAACTGTCAAGATTATTACAATCCTTTTTATTTTCAAAGTTAACACCCCCCATAAATACTACCGCATGACACAGATTTTAATATGTATATAAATTTATTCGCTCAGAATATATTTATACCAATATACAAGGACTGTAAAAACATTAAAGCATCATTCCGTCTAGTTCATCTCATTGTCTGAAATACCCATTTTGCGGCATTCATTACATACATAATCTTTTCCGCCTGATTTCCGATATGATACTTTAAAATCTTATCCTTTTGCTTTTCTCAATTTTACTATTTTCTCAGACAACTTCATAATTAATCACCTCCATATCCTAATACAATAATAACTGATAAAATGGATTATTACCACCAATTTCAAAGTTTAGAATCATATCATTTATCAGCTACCTCTCGCCCGGAATCTAATTTTTTAAAATTTAAGGTTATCATGGTAAGAGACAGAAGGCAGGCCATGAAATCTGCTATGGGACCAGCATAAAGAACACCGGTCAGTCCCAGAAATTGTGGCAGAATCAAAAGCAAAGGAATGAGAAAGAAACCTTGCCTTGATAATGAAAGTATAATTCCCTGCCTCACATTTCCCGTACCGGTAAAGTAATTGATTGTCACTGGCTGTATACCAAAAACGCATACCATAAACATATAAATTTTCAGATATTTCTCTGCAAACTCAAAGTACAGTTCATCTCCATATAGTTCATCTCCGCTTCCGAAAATCCCGGTAATTTGTCTCGGAAAGCATTGAAACAAAATAAAAGCCAGAACACTAATACCTATAGCGATGGAGACAGCTTTTTTATAAGTTTCCTTCACTCTGGAATAATTTTTCGCCCCCATATTAAAACCTAAAATTGGCTGACATCCTTGTGCCAAACCAATGGAAAAGGCAGAAAGAACACTGTTTAATTTTGCAATAATACCGGATACTGCCAATGGAATATCGCTGCCGTAAATGGACATGGCGCCGTAGATTTTCAGGCTATTATTCAAAACAATGTTTACAAGCATCATAATGGTATGATTAATGAAATTAGAAGTTCCAAGTTTTGCAATCCGTTTTGCATAATACCATTTTATACCCAACATTCTTCGGGTTATTTGAAAGGTTCTGAACTTAAAATAGTAGATTGCACAAAGGAGAAAGGATACAATCTGCCCAATCACTGTTGCTGTCGCAGCACCTTGAATTCCCCAGCCAAATACAAACATGAACAACCAATCCAGGAACACATTCAATATAGCACCGGTAACATTACAAATCATAGAATATGTGGGGCTACCGTCAGCCCGAATCAAACTGCTGCTTGCAGTAGTAAAGAGCTGGAAAGGCAGTCCTATGGCTGTAATGCCGAGATAGGTCATAGCCAGGGGAAGTACATTCTCCGTGGCACCACAAAGAAGAAGAATTTGTTTTTTCAGAACAAATACAATACAGAAAATTAACAGTCCGACGGTAGGCATCAGTGTAATACCTGTTCCGACAAAATGCTTTGCCTCCTTCTCTCTTTTCGCACCCATATTAATATTGAAGTTTGCTGCAGTTCCAACTCCAATCAGCTGGGCAAAAGCCGTTGTAAAGGTTACAACAGGAAAGGCTACACTGGTAGCTCCATTGCCAAGCATACCAACCAAACGACCGATGAAAATCTGATCTGTAATATTATAGGCTGCTGCAACCAGCATGCTGATAATAGACGGAATGGCAAACTTGCCAATTAATCCAAGTACAGGTGCATAACCGAGTGGATTGCCACTTGAACTTGTATTTGCAGATATGTCTTTCATTCTTGTTCCTCATTTCCCTGATATATCATTTCTTTAAAAATTTTATTCATATTCTCTTCCATCTGCAGCAATAAAGAATAAAGCCTGTCCAGATCTTCCTCTTTTATATTTCGGGTTAAAAGCTTGTTAAACTTCATCAATTCCGTTCTTACTTCCTGCCCGATTTGTTTTGCCTTCTCAGTCGGATAAACCCGGTTTTGCCTTTTATCCTTTTCATCTTGTATTCGCAAAAGATAGCCTTTTTCTTCCAAAGATCTTACAGCCCGCGCAGTAGCTGCTTTGTCAACACAAACAATGGAGGTTAATTCCTCCTGGGTTATTCCCTCACGGTTTTGCAGAGCCATAAAAAACGGCTCTTCTGCTGCCGTAAGATTGTATTGACTGAGAACCTTGCCAAGATACATCTGACTTTTTCTTGCCAAAAGATTAATTAATCTTCCTATACTTTTATTCAATCTCATGACCTCCAAAAGAATTATATTGAAAAATGGTTGAGCTGTCAACTAATTTTCTTTCCTATGTTGTTGGATATCCATGTGTAAAATAGAGGATTCAACGCAATAAAATACAAAAGCGGACATATTATCTTTCTGTAACATGTCCGCCCATAAAGCTTTAAATTATGGAATACATTTCTGTCTGTTCAGGCTATTTTGCACATCTTTGCATTTTTTCTTCCGGATAATTTTCCCGCATTCAAAATACCGGCTTACCTCTTATTATAAAACAGACAACCGTCCCCTGTTTTATGTTTTATTCACCCGAGCATAACCCAAAAATACTCGGGATCTAAACCCCAGGACTTACTCTGTCTATCATATTTCCAGTATGTTACCGTATAGCCAAGCCGGTCAGCATGAGAAGTTCCGGCTATATCGTTTTGTGCTTGCAGCTTATATGGAGCAATACCATCGGTTTTAATGGGATATAGATGGGGTTGATAGATAACGAACCCTTCCAGGGGGCTAATAAGTTTACCTTCGCTGTTATAGACCATTCCTTCGTAAAATTCCTTTCTGTCACTTACATCCACCATATAAGACTGGTTAAGCTTGCTGCTTTCAACAAGCACTCTGTAATTGTTCATATATTTAACTTCAAGCTTCAGGGTTTGCATAAGATCCGCAGATTGCTCAGGACCAAGCATATATTCGGCATTGTTATTGTAGAACGATATAACATAATAATACGTCAGTGCTCCGCTTCCTCCAACAGAGAGGCTTACCATTATCTCCTTGGAGCTAAAACCGGTAAAGCTGCCTAAAAACAGCCACGCATCGAAGGCCATACTGTAATCAGGATACAGAGGAACAACATACCAATGCAGAGTACTGCCGTCCTGTATCATTAATCTAATGTTTTCATAAAAATTGTTTTGGTTTTTATCGCCTACAAGATAAACTATATCCGGTACTCCGTCACCGTTTACATCTCCTATTTGCCTGTCAATGGTGTAAGTATTCTGTCTATTGGCATAATTAAACCTGTTATCCGTATAATTCTCATAATAATTAATCCATGGATTGCTATAATAATTTTGCATATTGACCTCCCATTATATTCTTTATTGCATTATATGAAGGTCAACACATTAAGGAACCAGATAACAGGTTTCATTATAAATTTAGTCCTCCCAAATATTTCACAGGATCAATAAACCATATAATAGTTGTTACATATCCGGCTACAACAGCAATATACCATAAGATTGCAGCTAATTTATTAAATTCGCTTAATCCATTATCTTCAATCCTCTACTTTCATAATCATTCGATAATAGTCAATAATTGCACCGTTTTTGGCATTTTTTTGCCCTTCACCGCAAACTTTAAAACCACATTTCTCATAGCATCGTATCGCTCTCAAGTTATTCCTTCGAACATTTAGCCTTACATATCTAAAAGGCATCCTTTGTTTTGAAATCCGTATCGCTTCTCTAATCGCGTAGCTTCCGATACCTCTACCCCTGCTATTCTTTCCGGAAATAAAAATGCCAAGTATCACAGTATCAGGCTCTTGTGCATCTCTTTCAAGCCATATGGAGCCAATGCAATTTGTGTCTTCTTCAATGATAAACCAGCACACTTTCGAAGTATCATAATTAGCTACACTGCTGTTATACGGACAAAACCTGCTCAAATAATCAGTCAAATCCAAATCACTCTGCAAAGCTTGATACATGCTTTCATCAGAGCCTGCAACATCTCTTAAAACAATCATCAAATCCGTCCTTTTGAATGTATTTGCAACATTATTTTAACTTATTTTTATTCAAAAATGTAGAACAAAGTTTCCGGCCTGTTGGAAAATATTTACTTAGCATTATTGTACACCT comes from Acetivibrio thermocellus ATCC 27405 and encodes:
- a CDS encoding trypsin-like peptidase domain-containing protein; protein product: MIKLIYFCHAPNDRAIAEKIYFSLKQTGLTCWIPSQDIMAGQYYVEAIANAIEKSDIVVFIFSSHSNTSIQVIDELQKASSLNKTIIPFCVDRAMPSEPIEHYLSSPYKVDATIGLPDDNIAKLQNIIKQIYNQSSVHNANDINTVKDTFAPSNPLENNTNIIKDASDNNSQESIQFNGVINSANSQPPQNPNLPPQHQMNPNFNNTVNNMDRNMNYPIKQNVRPNPQVKSSNKIKIPLIIGGSIAGGIILLSILFMLGKNLLFSTLINSHRPSDNPVIGSNIRIDGSKYTEEEIIEFTKNAILELDRLQASREFYDTYAYNAPEYDLMRIQENVFFSLMDLDVVRFEEVAILGKNEKEHGIEYLLKVDFVCYADYEYTENNETVHRKGEALLYNNVVILETPNDGLKYLYMEGIFEDELNARNENLESSYREIAESGDVNTEDTIQTYLPDSTDEDTIMSVKDIVKKNDHKVVAVYVDVPGGQSQGSGFFIKDGVIVTNYHVIEGGKSAKILLSNGNYVDVEGVLYTDSDVDIAVLKLVNEVGIEPVTIGQARDSDKGSIAVAIGSPLGLFNTVSTGIISNFWEANGVNLIQISIPITHGNSGGALFNESGKLIGITSSGIGEANLNFAISSTHIIPICEDIKNIPYNQLNAVPLSSAGGNINSITRQAGSSNSNQSSSSGKSLLSSKYRFVNSDKPISNDATYTSDLQTIYDLALNKYYAKEDLYRDLDYAFDYILDYGTKYYLEYLEYILHETYIKEDVENFNKINESVLEVLNTTGEYIEFTADEIEIIGAGIKNDGTIDGIIVRALFYENSEPYVRSKFYFRANYDAWSYVDGFLYVGEVTEK
- a CDS encoding GNAT family N-acetyltransferase, producing the protein MIVLRDVAGSDESMYQALQSDLDLTDYLSRFCPYNSSVANYDTSKVCWFIIEEDTNCIGSIWLERDAQEPDTVILGIFISGKNSRGRGIGSYAIREAIRISKQRMPFRYVRLNVRRNNLRAIRCYEKCGFKVCGEGQKNAKNGAIIDYYRMIMKVED
- a CDS encoding MarR family winged helix-turn-helix transcriptional regulator; translated protein: MNKSIGRLINLLARKSQMYLGKVLSQYNLTAAEEPFFMALQNREGITQEELTSIVCVDKAATARAVRSLEEKGYLLRIQDEKDKRQNRVYPTEKAKQIGQEVRTELMKFNKLLTRNIKEEDLDRLYSLLLQMEENMNKIFKEMIYQGNEEQE
- a CDS encoding MATE family efflux transporter, with the translated sequence MKDISANTSSSGNPLGYAPVLGLIGKFAIPSIISMLVAAAYNITDQIFIGRLVGMLGNGATSVAFPVVTFTTAFAQLIGVGTAANFNINMGAKREKEAKHFVGTGITLMPTVGLLIFCIVFVLKKQILLLCGATENVLPLAMTYLGITAIGLPFQLFTTASSSLIRADGSPTYSMICNVTGAILNVFLDWLFMFVFGWGIQGAATATVIGQIVSFLLCAIYYFKFRTFQITRRMLGIKWYYAKRIAKLGTSNFINHTIMMLVNIVLNNSLKIYGAMSIYGSDIPLAVSGIIAKLNSVLSAFSIGLAQGCQPILGFNMGAKNYSRVKETYKKAVSIAIGISVLAFILFQCFPRQITGIFGSGDELYGDELYFEFAEKYLKIYMFMVCVFGIQPVTINYFTGTGNVRQGIILSLSRQGFFLIPLLLILPQFLGLTGVLYAGPIADFMACLLSLTMITLNFKKLDSGREVADK